The DNA window ACCGGAGCCGGTGTCCGGGCCGAGGTAGGTCGCGGCGTGCACCCACGCCGAACTGGAAGCCATGAGTTGCTCCTTCGCGGTGATCGCGGCCAGGTCGTGTGACCTGGCCGCTGATCACGATGAAGTCCTCGACCAGCCGAGACGGCGGTTCCCGGCGAACCTCGGAGAAGCCGACCCGAACGCCCTGGTTGCGGTACCTTTCCGGAATCGGGTGTCCGGACGATTCCGGAGAGTGCAGGACCAGCAGAGGGGGGCTGGATGGGCTCGCAGGACCCACGGGAGTGGTTCGTCGGCCGTCTGCAGCGACTACGGGCAGCGGCGGGTCACCCCACTCAGGCGACACTGCTGAGGTATGGCAGAGACACTGGCCTGACCAAGTCCGGCCTGTCAGACTTGCTGAACGGAAACTTCGTAAATCCCCCGCCATGGGATCGTATCGAGGCCTATGCGACCGCGTGTGTCCAGGCAGCGAACGTCGGCAACATCGAGATAGCGTTAAAAACGACGTTGCTTAGGCTTCGACAGGATCATGACACCCTCACTGAGCAACTTGCTTCGCCCCCTGCACCCGCCGCGCAACGCCCGACGCCTCCGCAACAACTGCCCGCCGCGCCGACCAGATTCGTTGGCCGCGAACCGGAACTCATCCAAATGAACGATCGACTTGACGCGGCTTCAGATGGGCGCAGCACCACCTTGATCTTCTCGCTCGTAGGCGTAGGCGGCATTGGCAAAACCTGGCTCGCTTTGCAGTGGGCACATCAGGTAATTGACCGCTTTCCCGATGGGCAGCTATTTGTGGATCTTCATGGCTTCAGTTCTACTGGGGAGTCAACCCAGCCTGGCGATGTGCTCGGAAGATTTCTCGACGCACTCGGAATTGATCGAAGCCTTCAGCCTACCAATTTGGAACACCGCATCGACGTTTACCGATCCAAGATGGCAAACAAACGGATTCTTGTTGTACTTGATAATGCGGCAACCGCTGATCAAGTCACACCGCTGCTTCCCACTGGAAAAGGTTCCACAGTCGTAGTGACCAGTCGCAACCATCTTCGCGGACTTGTCGCTCGCCACGGAGCCCGTTCGATACAATTAAACTCACTTTCCACTAATGACGCCCACACCTTACTAGCCATTTCCCTCAGTCGGCAGCAGCTTGCCGCCGAAAAAGGAGCAGCGGAGGAACTTATTCGGTTCTGCGGAGGCTTCCCCTTGCCATTGGGGCTGATCGCTTCCCATGTCGCCACCGAACCCAATCTAACATTGAACGAGGTCGTCAGTGAACTTCACACCTTTGGCCTAGCTGCACTTGATTCAGATGATCCCGCCGCCAGTCTACCCCAAGTTCTCTCCTGGTCTTTACGTCACCTTACCAAAGAAACACAGAAAGTATTCGCACTGACAGGAATCGCACCCGGCCCAGACATCGATCTTCACGCAGTCGCTTCCCTGATCGGGAAATCTGAACTAGAAACGTATCTAGCACTCCGAACGCTCGTCAATGCTTCGTTGATCTACCACATTTCCGGTAGTAGATACAGTATGCATAACCTCGTTCGGGATTTTGCCGTAAACACCGCCGACGACTTCCCTGCCGAGATGCGACAAGCCGCAACGAGGCGACTCGTAGACTTTTACACGCACACCGCATACCAGGCCGTTTGCCTTCTAAATCCCCATCGCACACCTATTCAACTCGAACCATCAGCACCTGACGTGCAGCCATACGCATTATCAAACGAATTGGACGCGCTAAAGTGGCTTGACATCGAGCATCTCAATGTACTCGCCGCTCAAGATCTCGCACAAACCCATCGTTGGTATTACATTGTGTGCGATCTGGCGTGGATTCTGACCACGTTTCATGATCGACGGGGACATCGACATGACCGAGTAACTGTTTGGGAGGCCGCACTAGAAGCTGCGGCACACGTGCCCGAAATTGGAATCCGAATACGCGTACATCGCCTCCTTGGAGCGGCGTATGCCGACACGGGACGCCACGACGAATCAATCGACCACCTGGCACAAGCTCTTACATTGACAAATGGCTATCGAGACGGCTCAGAGCAGGCCTTAATACAAGAGAAGTTGGCTCGAGCCTGGGAACTGAAAGGAAACGATCAGCGAGCATTTGAACACGCGAGTAAGGCGCTAGAAATCACCAGCAATCTTCAACCGCCCATACGAGACGGTGGCATGATCGGATCAGTCGGATGGTACGCTGCACGACTAGGCAATTATGATGTGGCTCGCGCACATTGCCAGGAAGCGCTTTCTATTTTTCATGAATGCGGCGACCTAAGCGGTCGCGCCACCACATTAGATAGTCTCGGTTATATTGATTACCGCACTGAAAATTTTCTCAACTCCATTCAATCTTACGCCGAATCGTTGATGATTCGACGCGAACTCGGTGAAAATTACCGTTGCGCTGACACGCTCGAAGCTCTCGGAGGTCCATACGTCGCACTCGACCATACCGAACAGGCTAGCGCCGGATGGAAGGAAGCACTTAAACTATATCAAAATCAGGGGCGCATCAACGATGCCGTTCGCGTGCAGCAACGACTCATCGAACTAAACGGTCCGAACGATCCAAGACCGGATAGCTTCTAATTGTCACTTCAACTACTCACTTATCCACTGTACCCTATTTCACGAACAGGTTCCCCAACTGGGTTCTCGTCCGGAGCACGACCGACTCGCATCCAGGCGCCGGATCCTGGCGCACAGCCCCCTTCATCAGGTTGTCAAGTTCGGTCTCCCACCGCCGGCCACGCCTGTCCAACGTGAGCGGCACGGGCTTACGAGAGCCCCACCGCTCACCGACCGCGTTCGGGCACCGGTTGCGCCTGGCGCCGAGGCCAGCGTCAAGGCCCGGCCAGCCCGCTCACACGGCCTGACGGTGATCGCAGTGATGTCGAACAGCCGGGTCGCGGTGTCACGCCCATCCCGCAGCGGACCGCGCTCAATCTCGGCGGAGCCAGCGAAACACGACCTGGCTTGCCGAGCGTCGATCATTCAGTCGCCAGCCGCCAGGTCGTTCACGCAATCGGCGCAGGTCCCGTCGTCGGAGTCAGAGGTGGTACGACCACACCGTCCGCAGGAGCCGAGGTCGCCGTCGGCGACGAAGCCGCAGTGGAAGCAGGCATTGGTGTGAAAACTGTTGGGGTCTGTGCTGGTGGCGACCAAGATGAGCGCTTCAAGCTCGCATTCCGGGCAGTCGGAGATCGACCATCCACTCCGTCCTTTCGCCGCGAGGTAGCGTGATTCGCCCAGGACCGATGTGACGTAGTCTTCAGCGGCCTCGATGCCGTCGACGTGACTCCAGTCGTGACCGCAGAACCGGCAGCAGGAGGTTTCTTCGAAGGGTGCGAAGGTCCAGGCCAACTGCATGCATTCGGGACAATGGATGACGATGCTCTGCCATGCCTCGAGTTCAGGGGCGATTCGATCCAGGCGTGCCCGGTTGACCGCCGTGATGGTCGTGAGCGCGGCGCCGATGATGTTCTCTGCTAGCTCGAGGTGCTCGACCTCGTCCTCCGGAGCGTCCGGAACGAGGTGTTGCCGGATGAACTCGGACAGCACGTCAAGGGCTACAGCGGCGCGAGCGGTCACGACCTCGTAGTTGCTGGTGGAGCCGAAGTGCTGGAGCTTGTTACGTTCCTTGTTGAGGGCGTCCAAGGCGTTGCGTTGAGCGGTCGACACTTGGACGTCGGCGACTTTGGCGAGTCGTTTGATCGCTGCGTTGAGCGTGACGCTGCGGAATGCGCCCTGTCTGAACTTGTTCTCGTCGACGCTGTAGGGGTCCTCGAAGATGTGCTCGATGCCTTCGCGCTGCAGGCGGACCTTGACGAGGATCTCGATCGCGGCCTGCAGGTGTAGCACCGCGTACTTCACGCTGCGCGGATTCGTGGATTCGGACAGATGGGAGATTGCGCTGTCCAGGAAGTCGACGCCGTTGACGATCGGGTCGAATTCCAGGCTGTTCCCAGACGGACCACTTTCTGGGCCACCTGGTGAATCGCTCATCGCTCGCTCCTTGTCGTCGCAGGTGGCGAGCAGCCTCGCTCGTCTTCTGCGTCAGCCTCGATGTGGCCGCTCTAAATGTATCCGGGACATCTGCGAACGACACGCCAGTAAGGTGCGTCGCGAGATTGTCATGTTGGCCAGCCGACAGGAAGTTTTCCTCGGTGCCGTGCTTGGTTGCGCACACATCTGCCGCGCCCAGCGAAGCGCCCCGTGGTCGGGGCACTCGCTGCGGCCGCGTTCGGGCTCCCGGTACTCATCGCCCGATAGAGCGGCCTCGTTCCACGGACGGCGACACATCGGTGGCTCGACCTCGTCGCCGCGACGAGCTTCGGCGCGGCGCTCGGTTGGCTTGTCAGCAGCATCACCTCGATGGCAGTGGCGGAGCGCCTCGCTCCCCCCCCCCGTTACCGGTCCTCACTGGTTGCGCGGTCTTCTTCGGAGCACTCCTCGTCTGAACACCCACGTGGTGGGTCAGTCGGCGCCGTTTCTAACGAACCCGTCCACAGCTCAGCAGCCTCGGCCGGACGGAAAATCGGCGGTGGCGTGGTTTTGTGTGCGCGCATACTGGTCCCGTGAGTTCATTGCCAGGCGAGGTCGACGCGGGCCAGCGTCTCCAGCAGACCGTGCTGCGGGACTTCGGCCCGACATCCGGTGAAGACGAGGTTCAGCCGACCACGCCGTGCTACCAGCTGACGGTTAGCCCGGAGGATGCGCCGGTGCCGGTGTTGCTTAAGTACGCACTCACCTTGATTGGCCTGCCTGCGGGCGGACCCGGTGAGAAGGTCGCATGGTGGGTGGCCTTCACCTATCAGGGCGAGCGTTGCGAAGTGGCGCACCAGAAGTTCGGTCTGCGGATCTATCTCTGGACCGACAAGCCGGCGGCGGATGCAGGGACATTGCTGGAGCAGATCTCCCAGAAGCTCCGGTCCTCTGTACGGACGGTCGAGAAGCTGATCCTGGATGCGGCGCCGGACC is part of the Amycolatopsis sp. CA-230715 genome and encodes:
- a CDS encoding ATP-binding protein — translated: MGSQDPREWFVGRLQRLRAAAGHPTQATLLRYGRDTGLTKSGLSDLLNGNFVNPPPWDRIEAYATACVQAANVGNIEIALKTTLLRLRQDHDTLTEQLASPPAPAAQRPTPPQQLPAAPTRFVGREPELIQMNDRLDAASDGRSTTLIFSLVGVGGIGKTWLALQWAHQVIDRFPDGQLFVDLHGFSSTGESTQPGDVLGRFLDALGIDRSLQPTNLEHRIDVYRSKMANKRILVVLDNAATADQVTPLLPTGKGSTVVVTSRNHLRGLVARHGARSIQLNSLSTNDAHTLLAISLSRQQLAAEKGAAEELIRFCGGFPLPLGLIASHVATEPNLTLNEVVSELHTFGLAALDSDDPAASLPQVLSWSLRHLTKETQKVFALTGIAPGPDIDLHAVASLIGKSELETYLALRTLVNASLIYHISGSRYSMHNLVRDFAVNTADDFPAEMRQAATRRLVDFYTHTAYQAVCLLNPHRTPIQLEPSAPDVQPYALSNELDALKWLDIEHLNVLAAQDLAQTHRWYYIVCDLAWILTTFHDRRGHRHDRVTVWEAALEAAAHVPEIGIRIRVHRLLGAAYADTGRHDESIDHLAQALTLTNGYRDGSEQALIQEKLARAWELKGNDQRAFEHASKALEITSNLQPPIRDGGMIGSVGWYAARLGNYDVARAHCQEALSIFHECGDLSGRATTLDSLGYIDYRTENFLNSIQSYAESLMIRRELGENYRCADTLEALGGPYVALDHTEQASAGWKEALKLYQNQGRINDAVRVQQRLIELNGPNDPRPDSF